GGCAGTCCTCCCGACGGGTAGCTAGGTAGTAGGCCACAATAGGGCCATCACTCCCTCTAAATCAAGACCTATCAGCACTCTGGCATAGCCAGAGTGCTGTTCTATGTGTGGGAACGAAACACTAGTTCTAGAGAGAGGGAATTTTGCAGAAGAGAATATACTATTTGAGTAGTGCTCTCTGTCTTGTCTCTACACTACCGGCACCTGCATGGGCTTTTGGAAAAGTTTGTTTGTCAACTCAGACGCAACATCGTCTCCTAAGTCAACCCAGTCGAGTTCTGTCTTGGCAGAGGTGCAGAGCGACGATGGCAGTACCCGCATTTTTTTTAGTACAGACCGCGATATAGACCTGTACGAGTTAGAGGAACTGTGCAACGCCGTTGGGTGGGCTAGGCGGCCCATTCGCAAAGTCAAAAAGGCTATTCAGCACAGCTTTTTAGTGGTGACGATGTGGGAGCAGCGCGGTAGCCGTCGCCGGTTAATTGGCTTTTCCCGAGCTACGTCAGACCACGCTTTTAACGCCACTATCTGGGATGTCGTCGTACATCCCGAATTTCAAGGGCAGGGTTTGGGGAAAGCGCTCATGAAGCAGCTTGTCAAAAAACTGCGGAGTGAAGACATCAGTAACGTAACCCTGTTTGCCGATCCCCAAGTCGTGGATTTTTATCGGGGACTGGGCTTTATGGCTGACCCGGAAGGAATCAAAGGCATGTTTTGGTATCCGGACTAGGCTGTGCCTGCTCATCCGCCAATTAAGAGCAGAAGTTGGGCGGCGACCCAAGATTCCTTCAAAGCTAGAGCGCTGCTATTTGCCGAGCTTCTCGCACCCAGACCGAGATCTGGCCAGGATCGGGGCATAGGTCTGACCGGTTAAGGGTGGTGACATGGAATCGGCGGATCTGAGTGTGGAGCGTGCCTAAAGCGGTTTGGGCTAGCTGGCTCACGGACATGACGCCAGCGTGAAGCAGCAGACCATTGTACTGACAGCCCACGCTGGGAACTCGGGCGAGATCTGCTAGAGCCACCCACTTGTTGATGTAGCGTAGCGGCTGGTGGAGTTGACGCGCCAAGGACTGGCGCGCCTCAGCGTTCTGGCTGCGTTTGAGCAGTTGGGCTGTGGTCTCAATGCCCAGATGAGCTAGCTGCTGTTCGAATTCGGAGGTCATGCCGGGCAGTTGGCCCAAGTTCCAGTTTTGAGGACGCATCTTTATAATGGGCTTGCCGACGAAAGGCAAAAGCAAGTTATACTGATTACGAGTTTAACGGGATGTAGCGCAGCTTGGTAGCGCGCCTGCTTTGGGAGCAGGATGTCGCAGGTTCAAATCCTGTCATCCCGATTCGGTTGTATCAATACTTTTGGCGACATCTGCCCCAAAGCAGACGCGCTTCAGTCGGTGTGTTGTGTCCAATCTGTGTCCAATGTGCCTTAGTAGTATGCTGTAACGCTACATACTACAGCCATGATCACAGCTTGCCAGTACAGGTGTATCGCTTCACTCAGAATCGGCTGTAGGCTCTCAGCAGCACTATTCAGGATTGAACCCACACACCAAATAAGCCCACAAGCGTACATAACCTTGTGGGTGAACTGGTGCTAGGCATCCTTGCTTAGGCTGTAGCTTGAGATATGGGATCTGACAGGCAGCAGGAATCAGAGCTTAGCTACCCCTCTTGTCTTTGAGAAATTAAAACTATTAAAACGTTTATATTTCTGCTGTAGAGAGGGTATACCCCTCCTACACTTCAAACATAAAAATGATTTAATAGTTTTAATTATTGAAAGAGAGAAGGTATATCCCTCCCCTACTCAGAAAATAAAAATATTTAAAGTGTTTTATTTTTCAAATGTAGAAGCTATCCCTCTAACTCAGCACCCCATTCTGTAACAAAACAATCTTGGGATCTAGAAATGGGCACTCAATTGGCTGTTGCTTATTGCTTGGTAAGTGAAGAACACAACTCTAGAGCTTTTGAGTCCTGGAATGATGCCACAGCTTTGCTTGATGAAATAATTGATAACGAAGGTTTTGATATATCTGAATTAAGAGTGAGTACGTGTAAACATGGATGGTACCTAGATTTACTGATGAGAATTTGCAAGGGGACTCAGATTCAAAATCTTGAATTTGCGAGTGTACGCGATTTTTGGAGTGTCATATGTGCTGAGCAATTAGAAGCAGCAAAAGAGAGTTTGGAAAAAGTTTTGGAGTTTCTTGAATCAGGTATTCCAAATTTAGGAGAATGGGAGGACGACAAAGTTGAGGATTTGAGGAAGGATCTAAACGCCTTTGAACAAGCTGATGTAGATTTTAGAATCGATGATTATGGATTTGATGCAAATCAAAGTTTTTGTTCTCACATCAAAACGCTTCACTTTACAGTAAACGAAGCATTAGAGAAGGGGAAATGTCTTTTGTATTTCTTTTGCCCTTCATAGAACAAATCAATTCATACGTCTTGCTCGAAGATAGCAACTATGAGTTTGACTAAAGAATCACTCCTCAGAATCACAGCTTTCATCAGTGGAAAAAACGGCTCCTGCTGCTATTGGGTCAAACCCTTCTGGAAATTGAGTATCAGCGTTGTAAATCGCGTTTTTAAAGTTTGCGCCATCGATAATGGCCCTTCTCAAATCAGTTACTCTCAAGTCAGCACCTTGAAGGTTTGCACGAGTCAAGTTGGTATACCATAGTCGTGCGTTGCAAAGGCGGGAGTTAATAAGACTTGCTTCTAGAAAACTGGAATCTGTAGTAATTGAATTCTCAAAGATTGCCCCGTCTAAAACTGCTCTAGAGAAATCTGCTGAGATTTCAGAGTCACTAATGTTTAAACCCGTTAGGTCTTGATCTGCTAAGTCTAATCCATATCCTCGAATGCCTACGGCAGAAGAATAAGCTGCCAGTAAATACATACCTACATCAGGAGGAGAAAAGCCTTCTGGAAGCTGTGTTCGAGCATCATAAATAACGTTTTCAAAAGATGTCGAATTAAAGTTGGCTCCTCTCAAGTCAGTTTCTAGGAGGTATACATTTTGCAAGCTAGCATTCGTAAAATCTGTATTGGTTAAATCTGATTTTGAAAAGTCAGAATCTCCAATTTCAGCATCTACAAAACGAGCGCCAGATGAATTAGTGCTTCTAAAATAGCTTGCTATGTTTGCATTACTGAAATTAGCTCCTCTTAAATCCGCATTGTCTAAAGTGTCATAAATCAAGCTGGCATTTTCAAAGTTGGCAAGCTGTAAATTTGCACTAGACAAATCTACTTCTCTGATGACTGAATATCTTAAATTTGCCCCTGGTAAATTAACATGAGTCAATTTAGAGCGTAATATTTCAGAAGCTCTTAAGGAAGCACCTGCTAAATTTGCACCAGACATATCAGTGCTAGAAATAGTACAGCGATCGCATCTTCCAGTTTCAATAATCCTATTAATTACTATTCGAGGCGTTGGTTCTGGTATGTAGAGATCAGCTACAGCATTGCGAGAGAGTGCTGCAATGGAAATCAGAAACGCCAATCCTGCAAAGTACGCTTTTTTCATATAAGTAACTTTCTCAATATGGACACGTAATAATCTCTTCTAAACAAAGTTCCCCAATCCTTCTAAAAGGAAACCCCTCCCAAATTATGAGAGGGGTTTGAGTTATGGAATTGAAATCTCGATTTAGCTTTCCGTATTGGGAGCGCTGCGTTTAATCAAGATGCTGATGTACTCGCCGGTTGCTCCTATAGGTTGCGGCTGAGTCCAGAAATTCTTGTCGGCGTACTTCAAAGTAGCAAGCAGTTTTTGCGTTG
The window above is part of the Pseudanabaena sp. FACHB-2040 genome. Proteins encoded here:
- a CDS encoding GNAT family N-acetyltransferase encodes the protein MGFWKSLFVNSDATSSPKSTQSSSVLAEVQSDDGSTRIFFSTDRDIDLYELEELCNAVGWARRPIRKVKKAIQHSFLVVTMWEQRGSRRRLIGFSRATSDHAFNATIWDVVVHPEFQGQGLGKALMKQLVKKLRSEDISNVTLFADPQVVDFYRGLGFMADPEGIKGMFWYPD
- a CDS encoding DUF4332 domain-containing protein, whose translation is MRPQNWNLGQLPGMTSEFEQQLAHLGIETTAQLLKRSQNAEARQSLARQLHQPLRYINKWVALADLARVPSVGCQYNGLLLHAGVMSVSQLAQTALGTLHTQIRRFHVTTLNRSDLCPDPGQISVWVREARQIAAL
- a CDS encoding pentapeptide repeat-containing protein: MKKAYFAGLAFLISIAALSRNAVADLYIPEPTPRIVINRIIETGRCDRCTISSTDMSGANLAGASLRASEILRSKLTHVNLPGANLRYSVIREVDLSSANLQLANFENASLIYDTLDNADLRGANFSNANIASYFRSTNSSGARFVDAEIGDSDFSKSDLTNTDFTNASLQNVYLLETDLRGANFNSTSFENVIYDARTQLPEGFSPPDVGMYLLAAYSSAVGIRGYGLDLADQDLTGLNISDSEISADFSRAVLDGAIFENSITTDSSFLEASLINSRLCNARLWYTNLTRANLQGADLRVTDLRRAIIDGANFKNAIYNADTQFPEGFDPIAAGAVFSTDESCDSEE